The Streptomyces seoulensis genome contains a region encoding:
- a CDS encoding NAD(P)/FAD-dependent oxidoreductase, which yields MPDDVTRPTVIVLGAGMSGLLAAAALADHADVTLIERDTLPAGPEPRRGVPQARHAHLVWTGGVTALDTLLPGLIEELVARGARLAHIMGDMASRAPNEIWFRRFTSTPHRNLVCSRDLLDAVTRERVLADPRITLRQNTTAVGIDGGAARVTGLHVRALDAEVEHLPADLVIDATGRGSRAPTWLQGLGLPDVPERRVDAGVAYATRVYRASADDFPLVNVQANPAVPPGQGGIILPVEDRRWIVTLSGTRGGEPTDDPDAFTDFALGLGDPVIGELIRDAEPLTEVVTTRSTANRRRYFEKLRHWPDGFNVIGDAIAGYNPVYGHGITVAAQSAVALREHAATTGLTRPGSARRLQKSVTRPVAAAWDLAIGQDIFYPGASDQPPTWVERALAAFVDRAVATGARNPRALTALLDVMSLSRPATRLFSSDMLLPMLFGPKRALLDSAPLSKEERQSAV from the coding sequence ATGCCTGACGACGTCACCCGTCCCACCGTCATCGTGCTCGGCGCCGGCATGAGCGGTCTGCTGGCCGCAGCAGCCCTCGCCGACCACGCCGACGTCACCCTGATCGAACGCGACACCCTCCCCGCAGGCCCGGAACCCCGCCGGGGCGTCCCCCAAGCCCGCCACGCCCACCTGGTGTGGACCGGAGGTGTCACCGCGCTCGACACGCTGCTGCCCGGGCTGATCGAGGAACTGGTCGCCCGCGGCGCCCGCCTCGCCCACATCATGGGCGACATGGCCTCCCGCGCCCCCAACGAGATCTGGTTCCGCCGCTTCACCTCCACCCCGCACCGCAATCTGGTCTGCTCCCGCGATCTGCTGGACGCGGTGACCCGCGAACGTGTCCTCGCCGACCCCCGCATCACCCTCCGCCAGAACACGACCGCCGTCGGCATCGACGGAGGCGCCGCCCGCGTCACCGGCCTCCACGTCCGCGCCCTGGACGCAGAGGTGGAGCACCTTCCGGCCGACCTCGTCATCGACGCGACGGGCCGGGGCTCCCGCGCACCGACCTGGCTCCAGGGGCTCGGCCTTCCAGACGTGCCCGAGCGCCGAGTGGACGCCGGGGTCGCCTACGCCACCCGGGTCTACCGGGCATCGGCCGACGATTTCCCCCTGGTCAACGTGCAGGCCAACCCCGCCGTGCCGCCGGGCCAGGGAGGCATCATCCTGCCCGTCGAGGACCGCCGCTGGATCGTCACCCTCTCCGGCACTCGCGGCGGCGAACCCACCGACGATCCCGACGCGTTCACGGACTTCGCGCTCGGCCTGGGCGATCCGGTCATCGGTGAGCTGATACGCGACGCCGAACCCCTCACCGAGGTCGTCACCACCCGTAGCACCGCCAACCGCCGCCGCTACTTCGAGAAACTGCGCCACTGGCCGGACGGCTTCAACGTCATCGGTGACGCCATCGCCGGCTACAACCCCGTCTACGGCCACGGCATCACCGTCGCCGCCCAGAGCGCCGTCGCTCTTCGCGAACACGCGGCCACCACGGGCCTCACCCGGCCGGGCAGCGCACGCCGCCTGCAGAAATCGGTGACCCGCCCGGTCGCCGCCGCATGGGACCTGGCCATAGGCCAGGACATCTTCTACCCCGGCGCGAGCGACCAGCCCCCCACCTGGGTCGAGCGCGCCCTGGCCGCGTTCGTCGACCGTGCCGTCGCCACCGGCGCCCGCAACCCTCGCGCCCTGACCGCCCTCCTGGACGTGATGAGCCTGTCCCGGCCGGCGACCCGTCTCTTCTCCTCCGACATGCTCCTGCCGATGCTCTTCGGCCCCAAGCGGGCGCTCCTGGACAGCGCTCCGCTGAGTAAGGAGGAACGCCAGTCCGCAGTCTGA
- a CDS encoding GNAT family N-acetyltransferase has protein sequence MIAPMDIHIAPAGVADFHQVLTDHPRYWGERDLRSLHLLALVQEFGSTCLIARAEDGIRGYIFGFVTPDRTGYVHLIATRDDARGTGLGRRLYATFAEAAERHGAQRLKAITSIENTGSIAFHRSLGFDAKIVDDYNGPGLAMAVFHRDLPLDTSRS, from the coding sequence ATGATCGCCCCCATGGACATACACATCGCACCAGCCGGGGTGGCCGACTTCCATCAAGTCCTGACTGATCACCCCCGCTACTGGGGTGAACGCGATCTCCGGTCGCTGCACCTTCTGGCGCTGGTGCAGGAATTCGGTTCCACCTGCTTGATCGCCCGTGCCGAGGACGGGATCCGTGGGTACATCTTCGGTTTCGTCACCCCGGACCGCACCGGCTACGTCCATCTGATCGCCACACGGGACGACGCCCGTGGCACCGGTCTCGGGCGTCGTCTGTATGCGACGTTCGCCGAAGCAGCGGAACGTCACGGTGCACAGCGGTTGAAGGCGATCACATCGATCGAGAACACCGGCTCAATCGCCTTCCATCGCAGCCTCGGCTTCGATGCGAAAATCGTGGACGATTACAACGGCCCCGGTCTGGCCATGGCGGTCTTCCACCGAGATCTGCCGCTCGACACTTCTAGGTCCTGA
- a CDS encoding alpha/beta fold hydrolase, with amino-acid sequence MSLSDFDLAYDELRGRWPESTEDRDVATPYGPTRVHVYGPVDGIPLVLLPGGSATGLAWFANAPALGERYRVHAVDLLGDAGRTERRGTPLQSVDDLTAWLDALLDGLGLARAHLCGHSYGAWLAARYALHAPERVDRLALVEPTQVFAGFRLGYLLHALPHLIRPSEARARAFLAWETADIDLDETWQRLYALASTVPCRKLIAGGRPRIADLRMPVLVLLAEHSRAHRVDKVAERARRTLAQGEVALLPGATHHSLPLAAPKPLNDRLMDFLTVTASAGAPQPADRVADRSCWTGPQPETDTDMTTSHQT; translated from the coding sequence GTGTCGCTGTCCGACTTCGACCTTGCCTATGACGAGCTTCGCGGCCGCTGGCCCGAGTCCACCGAGGACCGCGACGTCGCCACGCCGTACGGGCCCACCCGCGTCCATGTGTACGGCCCGGTCGACGGCATCCCGCTGGTGCTGCTGCCCGGCGGCTCCGCCACCGGCTTGGCATGGTTCGCCAACGCCCCAGCTCTCGGTGAGCGATACCGGGTCCACGCGGTCGACCTGCTGGGGGACGCCGGCCGCACCGAACGCCGGGGCACACCACTGCAGAGCGTCGACGACCTCACGGCCTGGCTGGATGCGCTGCTGGACGGGCTCGGGCTGGCCCGCGCGCACCTGTGCGGGCACTCGTACGGCGCCTGGCTGGCCGCCAGGTACGCACTACACGCACCGGAGCGGGTCGACCGCCTCGCCCTTGTCGAGCCCACCCAGGTCTTCGCGGGGTTCCGCCTCGGCTATCTACTGCACGCGCTGCCCCACTTGATCCGCCCGAGCGAGGCCCGGGCCCGTGCCTTCCTGGCCTGGGAGACGGCTGATATCGACCTGGACGAGACCTGGCAGCGCCTCTATGCGCTGGCCAGCACCGTTCCCTGCCGCAAGCTCATCGCCGGTGGCCGTCCCCGGATCGCCGACCTCCGCATGCCGGTGCTGGTCCTGCTCGCGGAGCACAGCCGCGCCCACCGTGTCGACAAGGTCGCCGAGAGGGCCCGCAGGACGCTTGCGCAGGGCGAGGTGGCACTGCTCCCCGGAGCCACCCACCACTCCCTGCCACTCGCCGCGCCGAAGCCGCTGAACGACCGGTTGATGGATTTCCTGACCGTCACCGCCAGCGCAGGGGCGCCGCAGCCTGCTGACCGGGTAGCGGACCGTTCGTGCTGGACCGGTCCTCAACCGGAGACCGACACGGACATGACGACCTCACACCAGACCTAG
- a CDS encoding TetR/AcrR family transcriptional regulator, translating to MTRAEAKERNRRALLDAAFQVVSRDGYRAKLDEIADRAGLTTGAIYSLFGSKNGLVVALVADYLRPYYEEVERAVPTGLDLLEAVDAFARYYRRSCDGPDALSRLSLQITLLDMALHDPELGSQLATSIRSQENHLIALFTGRSHKGNLVTPGQAERLTTALRALFVGLSQAVPLGLAPGADEEYFADTARALVSDVSLVDHDSDPS from the coding sequence ATGACTAGAGCGGAGGCCAAGGAGCGCAACCGTCGGGCCCTGCTGGACGCCGCGTTCCAGGTCGTTTCCCGGGACGGATACCGGGCCAAGCTCGACGAGATCGCCGACCGCGCCGGCCTGACCACGGGCGCCATCTACTCACTGTTCGGGAGCAAGAACGGCCTGGTGGTCGCCTTGGTGGCCGACTACCTGCGGCCGTACTACGAGGAGGTCGAGCGGGCGGTCCCAACTGGGCTGGATCTGCTGGAAGCGGTCGACGCGTTCGCCCGGTACTACCGGCGTAGTTGCGACGGTCCCGACGCGCTGTCTCGCCTGTCGCTCCAGATCACCCTGCTGGACATGGCCCTGCACGACCCGGAGCTGGGGTCCCAGCTCGCCACATCCATCCGATCGCAGGAGAACCACCTGATCGCGCTGTTCACCGGAAGATCGCACAAGGGAAATCTGGTGACGCCGGGTCAGGCAGAGCGTCTGACCACCGCGCTCAGGGCGCTGTTCGTCGGCCTCAGTCAGGCCGTCCCCCTCGGCCTGGCTCCCGGTGCCGACGAGGAGTACTTCGCCGACACTGCCCGCGCTCTCGTGTCCGACGTATCCCTCGTCGACCACGACTCGGACCCTTCGTGA
- a CDS encoding MarR family winged helix-turn-helix transcriptional regulator yields MEEAVRDGVAEQRERLMESLRVYGGYYAELSRRFAAWLGLHSTDATAVLEIAAAEERGTPLSPARLSERISLSTGATTALLNRLESAGHITRAREHSDRRIVTLRSGEHIQERADEFFGPLAHRLDAAMSHYPPRLLEQFEAFMADLNTTMNSHLTDQDTHPPAARTPDERTP; encoded by the coding sequence ATGGAGGAAGCCGTGCGCGACGGCGTCGCGGAGCAGCGTGAGCGGCTGATGGAATCACTGCGGGTCTACGGCGGCTACTACGCCGAGCTCAGCCGGCGATTCGCCGCCTGGCTGGGCCTGCACTCCACCGATGCGACCGCGGTCCTGGAGATCGCCGCCGCAGAGGAGCGCGGCACTCCCCTGTCACCGGCGCGGCTGAGCGAGCGGATCTCCCTCTCCACCGGCGCCACCACCGCACTCCTGAACCGCCTCGAATCAGCAGGGCACATCACGCGCGCCCGCGAGCACTCCGACCGACGCATCGTCACGCTGCGCAGCGGAGAACACATCCAGGAACGGGCGGACGAGTTCTTCGGCCCGCTCGCCCACCGCCTCGACGCCGCAATGTCGCACTACCCGCCCCGGCTCCTGGAACAGTTCGAAGCGTTCATGGCCGACCTGAACACAACCATGAACAGCCACTTGACCGATCAGGACACGCATCCCCCAGCCGCCCGCACCCCTGATGAACGGACTCCCTGA
- a CDS encoding MFS transporter, which translates to MRDPSPTPGKTTGPYRWRWLILAVMIVAEIMDLLDASIVNVAGPDLEKSLGAGSVGLQWVIGGYALTLGAGLVLGGRLGDRYGRRRMFLIGLAAFAACSLLCAVAPNIESLIGFRLLQGTAGAMLLPQGLGLLRENFSGPELTKVFAIFGPVLGLGGVIGPVLGGFLIEGDVFGLGWRSVFLINLPIGIAALIVAAKFVPAKAGDRTVRVDMTGAALVVASCALLVLPLNQGQEEGWPLWTWLSMAASVIGFALFALQQRRAAAAGREPLVTPGLLRKPAFTVGLGGIALFFGGLIGTQLVLTLFLQIGRHFTAGEAGLGNLPLAVGTAIGGAVSGAFLANKIGRKVLQIGPLVQLAGAAVLWFELDGLDAASFSIWTIVPGVTVAGVGAGMVIAALFSFILAAVEDNEIGSASGVLSAVQAVGGSVGVAVFGSVFFAQAKTGDFIGGFHRALIVQACLLVVFLVITFRLPKKGRPEEEQHGITPEATADDSGTKQHLTV; encoded by the coding sequence GTGCGTGACCCGTCCCCCACCCCTGGCAAGACGACTGGGCCCTACCGATGGCGATGGCTGATCCTGGCAGTGATGATCGTCGCGGAGATCATGGATCTCCTGGACGCCTCGATCGTCAATGTCGCCGGACCGGACCTGGAGAAGTCGCTCGGTGCCGGTTCCGTCGGACTGCAATGGGTGATCGGCGGCTACGCCCTCACCCTGGGCGCCGGGCTCGTGCTCGGAGGCCGACTCGGCGACCGATACGGCCGACGCCGGATGTTCCTGATCGGACTTGCGGCTTTCGCCGCGTGCTCCCTACTGTGCGCGGTCGCGCCGAACATCGAGTCGCTCATCGGCTTCCGCCTGCTGCAAGGCACCGCCGGAGCGATGCTGCTGCCCCAGGGCCTGGGTCTGCTGCGGGAGAACTTCTCCGGCCCGGAGCTCACCAAGGTCTTCGCGATCTTCGGACCGGTCCTCGGCCTGGGCGGCGTCATTGGCCCGGTCCTGGGCGGTTTCCTCATCGAGGGCGATGTCTTCGGCCTTGGCTGGCGGTCGGTGTTCCTGATCAACCTGCCCATCGGCATCGCGGCATTGATCGTCGCCGCGAAGTTCGTGCCCGCGAAGGCGGGCGATCGCACGGTACGGGTCGACATGACCGGCGCCGCCCTGGTGGTGGCGTCCTGCGCCCTGCTGGTACTGCCGTTGAACCAGGGGCAGGAGGAGGGCTGGCCGCTTTGGACGTGGCTGTCGATGGCCGCCTCGGTGATCGGGTTCGCCCTCTTCGCCCTTCAGCAGCGCCGTGCAGCCGCCGCAGGCCGCGAGCCGCTTGTGACTCCGGGCCTGCTGCGCAAGCCGGCCTTCACCGTCGGACTCGGCGGCATCGCCCTGTTCTTCGGCGGACTGATCGGAACCCAGCTCGTGCTGACCCTGTTCCTCCAGATCGGCCGGCACTTCACCGCCGGCGAGGCGGGGCTGGGCAACCTGCCCCTCGCGGTGGGAACCGCGATCGGCGGCGCGGTCAGTGGCGCGTTCCTCGCGAACAAGATCGGCCGCAAGGTGCTGCAGATCGGACCGCTGGTCCAACTGGCAGGCGCTGCCGTGCTGTGGTTCGAGCTCGACGGCCTGGATGCCGCCTCGTTCTCGATCTGGACCATCGTTCCCGGCGTGACGGTGGCGGGCGTCGGCGCCGGCATGGTGATCGCCGCCCTGTTCAGCTTCATCCTGGCCGCGGTCGAAGACAACGAGATCGGATCCGCCTCCGGTGTCCTGTCGGCGGTCCAGGCGGTCGGCGGCTCCGTCGGCGTCGCGGTCTTCGGCTCGGTGTTCTTCGCCCAAGCCAAGACCGGTGACTTCATCGGCGGTTTCCACCGCGCGCTGATCGTCCAGGCATGTCTGCTGGTGGTCTTCCTCGTGATCACCTTCCGGCTGCCCAAGAAAGGCCGCCCCGAAGAAGAGCAGCACGGCATCACCCCCGAGGCGACCGCCGACGACTCCGGCACCAAGCAGCACCTCACTGTTTGA
- a CDS encoding GNAT family N-acetyltransferase, whose translation MVTLETPRLILRRWREEDVTPMAAVNADPEVMRWIRDGSVRDEQQTRRGIQAWESEWESEGFGLFAVEIRSTGELAGFTGLSVPGFLPEVLPAVEVGWRLGRSHWGQGLATEAATAAVRFGFDERGLERIVSIAQVGNSASERIMTKLGMHPVRETVNPACGRRVRVFELTSDQYVAATP comes from the coding sequence ATGGTCACCCTTGAGACCCCCCGTTTGATCCTGCGTCGCTGGCGTGAGGAAGACGTGACGCCCATGGCTGCCGTCAATGCCGACCCCGAGGTCATGCGGTGGATCCGTGACGGCAGCGTCCGTGACGAACAGCAGACTCGCCGCGGGATCCAGGCATGGGAGAGCGAGTGGGAGTCAGAGGGCTTCGGCCTGTTCGCCGTGGAGATCCGGTCCACTGGTGAGCTGGCCGGGTTCACCGGCCTTTCGGTGCCCGGCTTCTTGCCGGAGGTACTTCCGGCGGTTGAGGTCGGCTGGCGGCTGGGACGTTCCCACTGGGGGCAGGGCTTGGCCACCGAGGCGGCTACGGCCGCTGTACGGTTCGGGTTCGACGAGCGAGGGCTGGAGCGGATCGTCAGCATCGCTCAAGTGGGCAATAGCGCCTCCGAACGGATCATGACCAAGCTGGGGATGCATCCGGTCCGTGAGACCGTCAATCCCGCCTGCGGTCGGCGAGTACGGGTGTTCGAGTTGACGTCGGACCAGTACGTCGCAGCCACTCCGTGA
- a CDS encoding alpha/beta fold hydrolase: MPRIELSSGPIDYQDTGGEGPVLVFGHGLPMNETQWRKVVPLLDGYRCVLPTLPLGGHRQPMNPDVDLSQRGVALLLGEFIEELGLGQVTLVLNDWGGGQFLVSEGQDQYIARLVLVACEAFDNFPPGPAKAMAQVCRVPGGVWLLTRLMRVPAFRHNRGGYGGMSLRGIPDEIMNDWFAPATRSRAIRRDFAKFATGAPGRKTLLAWSERLRAFDRPVLVVWATEDRLMPREHGPRLAELYPQGRLVEIPDSSTLIPEDQPERLAQVLTDFLIQTGAEPVRHVS, from the coding sequence GTGCCGAGGATCGAGCTGTCGTCCGGACCGATCGACTACCAGGACACCGGCGGTGAGGGGCCTGTACTCGTGTTCGGCCACGGTCTGCCGATGAACGAGACCCAGTGGCGCAAGGTGGTCCCGCTGCTGGACGGATACCGCTGCGTCCTGCCCACGCTGCCCCTGGGTGGCCACCGTCAGCCGATGAACCCGGATGTCGACCTGTCCCAGCGCGGTGTCGCCCTGCTCCTGGGCGAGTTCATCGAGGAACTCGGTCTGGGCCAGGTGACCCTCGTCCTCAACGACTGGGGCGGGGGTCAGTTCCTCGTGTCGGAAGGACAGGACCAGTACATCGCGCGCCTGGTGCTGGTGGCCTGCGAAGCCTTTGACAACTTTCCTCCGGGTCCGGCCAAGGCCATGGCGCAGGTGTGCAGGGTTCCCGGCGGCGTCTGGCTCCTGACGCGGCTCATGCGCGTTCCCGCCTTCCGTCACAACCGGGGCGGATACGGCGGGATGAGCCTCCGGGGGATCCCCGACGAGATCATGAACGACTGGTTCGCTCCCGCCACCCGCAGCAGGGCCATCCGTAGGGACTTCGCCAAGTTCGCCACCGGGGCACCCGGGCGCAAGACCTTGCTCGCCTGGAGCGAGCGACTACGCGCCTTCGACCGCCCGGTACTCGTCGTCTGGGCGACCGAGGACCGGTTGATGCCACGTGAGCACGGCCCCCGACTGGCCGAGTTGTACCCACAGGGCCGGCTGGTCGAGATCCCTGACTCGTCCACCCTCATCCCCGAGGACCAGCCCGAACGACTCGCGCAAGTCCTCACCGACTTCCTGATCCAGACCGGAGCAGAGCCGGTCCGGCACGTCTCCTGA
- a CDS encoding TetR/AcrR family transcriptional regulator: protein MGKPDTRARIQGAAAVLFRRHGYSATGLKRIAAEADAPFGSIYHFFPGGKQQLAEDMIRTSGPAYGRMVLALLDSVPDPAESLVRAFDAAADDLAAADYADACPIGTVALEVASSDEVLRVATAEVFEEWVGAATRWFGRWVAEPKTAQSLAYSMVVMLEGAFMLSRAARDPEPLRVAGRSMAELLRTAIGQADED, encoded by the coding sequence ATGGGAAAGCCGGACACACGAGCCAGGATCCAGGGCGCCGCCGCGGTGCTGTTCCGTCGACACGGCTACTCGGCCACCGGCCTGAAGCGGATCGCGGCAGAGGCGGACGCACCGTTCGGCTCGATCTACCACTTCTTCCCCGGCGGCAAGCAGCAACTGGCCGAGGACATGATCCGAACGTCCGGACCCGCGTACGGGCGAATGGTCCTGGCTCTGCTGGACAGCGTGCCGGACCCTGCGGAGTCCCTGGTCCGCGCGTTCGATGCGGCCGCGGACGACCTGGCGGCGGCCGACTATGCCGACGCGTGCCCGATCGGGACGGTGGCCTTGGAAGTCGCGAGCAGCGATGAGGTGTTGCGGGTCGCGACGGCGGAGGTTTTCGAGGAGTGGGTCGGCGCGGCGACGCGGTGGTTCGGCCGCTGGGTGGCCGAACCGAAGACGGCGCAGTCCCTCGCGTATTCGATGGTCGTGATGCTGGAGGGGGCTTTCATGCTCAGCCGGGCCGCCCGTGACCCGGAACCGCTGCGGGTGGCCGGCAGATCGATGGCCGAGTTGCTGCGCACAGCAATCGGTCAGGCCGACGAGGACTGA
- a CDS encoding SigE family RNA polymerase sigma factor yields the protein MQLTLALPWWARLLRRARTTPSPASGAQHPGRRFRHLRSVADRDGEEESPTLADLYQTRRLDMVRLAAFLVDDLHTAEDVVQDAFAAVCRRHGERLDDLQDAHAYLHTAVVNAARSVLRRRRTARAYTPPYQGPGAPVDELLLLAEEHRQVFDALARLTMRQREVLVLRYWSDLSEAQIAETLGVSRGTVKSTASRALATLERLLEVDR from the coding sequence ATGCAGCTCACTCTTGCCCTGCCCTGGTGGGCCCGGCTACTGCGCCGCGCCCGGACCACCCCTTCCCCGGCGTCGGGCGCGCAGCACCCCGGCCGAAGATTCCGGCACCTGCGCTCGGTGGCCGACCGGGACGGCGAGGAGGAATCCCCCACACTCGCCGATCTGTACCAGACCCGGCGGCTCGACATGGTCCGGCTGGCAGCCTTCCTGGTGGACGACCTGCACACCGCCGAGGACGTCGTCCAGGACGCCTTCGCCGCCGTCTGCCGTCGGCACGGCGAACGGCTCGACGACCTCCAGGACGCGCACGCCTACCTCCACACCGCGGTGGTCAACGCCGCCCGCTCGGTGCTGCGTCGGCGGCGCACCGCGCGCGCGTACACCCCGCCGTACCAGGGCCCGGGGGCGCCCGTGGACGAACTGCTGCTGCTCGCCGAGGAGCACCGGCAGGTCTTCGACGCGCTCGCGCGGCTCACCATGCGCCAGCGCGAGGTACTGGTCCTGCGTTACTGGTCCGACCTGAGCGAGGCGCAGATCGCCGAGACCCTCGGCGTCTCCCGTGGGACCGTCAAGTCGACCGCGAGCCGTGCGCTCGCCACTCTGGAAAGGCTGTTGGAGGTGGACCGATGA
- a CDS encoding lipase family protein, with translation MSVPSTIDHRATSYSVAHAYWLAKASDLAYKDEATIEKQARAWGFDQVRHHQSRFSPPFPLQDTQAYTAVSDSMIITAFRGTEPVQIKDWLSDATTPPRPGPGGTGYVHHGFAEALESVYPAVKDTLAGYRTNGQSVWFTGHSLGGALAMLAGARMYLEEPRLAADGVYTYGQPRTCDRLLATAYNKGFRNRMYRFVNNNDIVPQMPPEPAFTHVDALRYIDSHGKLHESMPVLSSLADRARGLTADVLAPAGDGVRDHLMDAYLTALEKNLA, from the coding sequence ATGAGCGTGCCGTCCACCATCGACCACCGGGCGACGAGCTACAGCGTGGCCCATGCGTACTGGCTGGCCAAGGCTTCCGACCTCGCCTACAAGGACGAAGCCACGATCGAGAAGCAGGCACGAGCCTGGGGATTCGACCAGGTGCGGCATCACCAGAGCCGGTTCAGCCCGCCCTTCCCCCTGCAGGACACACAGGCGTACACCGCGGTGAGCGACAGCATGATCATCACCGCGTTCCGTGGCACGGAGCCGGTCCAGATCAAGGACTGGCTCTCGGACGCCACCACGCCGCCCCGCCCTGGCCCCGGCGGCACCGGGTACGTCCACCACGGCTTCGCCGAGGCCCTCGAGTCGGTCTACCCCGCGGTCAAGGACACCCTCGCCGGATACCGCACCAACGGTCAGAGCGTCTGGTTCACCGGCCACAGCCTCGGCGGAGCCCTGGCCATGCTCGCCGGAGCCCGCATGTACCTCGAAGAGCCGCGCCTGGCCGCGGACGGCGTGTACACCTACGGCCAGCCCCGCACCTGCGACCGGCTCCTGGCCACCGCCTACAACAAGGGCTTCCGTAACCGCATGTACCGCTTCGTCAACAACAACGACATCGTGCCCCAGATGCCGCCGGAGCCCGCCTTCACCCACGTCGACGCGCTGCGCTACATCGACTCACACGGAAAGCTGCACGAGAGCATGCCCGTGCTCAGCTCACTCGCCGACCGCGCCAGGGGACTGACGGCCGACGTCCTCGCCCCGGCCGGCGACGGAGTACGCGACCACTTGATGGACGCCTACCTCACGGCTCTGGAGAAGAACCTCGCATGA
- a CDS encoding DUF1152 domain-containing protein, with the protein MISLGEPAFFTRLRDARRVLIAGAGGGFDVYAGLPLALALRSAGKEVHLANLSFADLYGLSPDVWVDEDVAAIGPDIPVRGDYFPERTLAQWLVTQDLPSTVYAFPSIGVGPLRAAYRALIKHLGGIDAVVLVDGGTDILMRGDEHGLGTPEEDMASLAAVSKLDEVPHRLVACLGFGVDAFHGVNHSHVLENLAALDRDGSYLGVFSLLGAGREGALYLDAVEHAQRHTPTHPSIVNGSVAAAVRGDFGDVRFTERTKGSELFVNPLMAMYFCVDLPGLARRNLYLHLLEQTSLMRQVSSVIEEFRTTLPRQRPPRVFPH; encoded by the coding sequence GTGATCTCTCTGGGGGAACCCGCGTTCTTCACCCGCCTGCGCGATGCGCGGCGGGTTCTCATAGCGGGTGCGGGCGGCGGCTTCGACGTGTACGCCGGGCTGCCGCTCGCTCTGGCGCTGCGGTCGGCGGGCAAGGAGGTGCACCTCGCCAACCTGTCTTTCGCCGACCTGTACGGCCTGAGCCCCGATGTGTGGGTGGATGAGGATGTCGCGGCCATCGGGCCCGACATCCCCGTGCGTGGCGACTATTTCCCCGAACGGACTCTCGCCCAGTGGCTCGTGACGCAGGATCTGCCGTCGACCGTGTACGCGTTCCCGAGCATCGGGGTCGGTCCGCTGCGGGCGGCATACCGGGCGCTGATCAAGCATCTCGGCGGTATCGACGCGGTCGTGCTGGTGGACGGCGGGACCGACATCCTGATGCGCGGTGACGAGCACGGTCTGGGCACCCCGGAGGAGGACATGGCGAGCCTGGCTGCCGTGAGCAAGCTCGACGAGGTCCCCCACCGGCTGGTTGCCTGCCTCGGCTTCGGGGTGGACGCCTTCCACGGCGTGAACCACTCACACGTGCTGGAGAACCTGGCCGCCCTGGACCGGGACGGCTCCTATCTGGGCGTGTTCTCGCTGCTCGGGGCAGGGCGGGAAGGCGCGCTGTACCTCGACGCGGTGGAGCATGCCCAGCGCCACACCCCGACCCACCCGAGCATCGTGAACGGATCGGTGGCCGCCGCAGTGCGCGGTGACTTCGGCGACGTCCGGTTCACGGAGAGGACCAAGGGCAGCGAGTTGTTCGTCAACCCGCTGATGGCCATGTATTTCTGCGTGGACCTGCCCGGACTGGCCCGCCGCAACCTGTACCTGCACCTGCTGGAACAGACATCACTGATGCGGCAGGTGAGTTCCGTGATCGAGGAGTTCCGCACGACGCTGCCCCGTCAGCGCCCGCCACGGGTATTCCCGCACTAG
- a CDS encoding MarR family winged helix-turn-helix transcriptional regulator, with translation MDDQSPAMRLVHLLRAVTVEFDLLGAEFAVRNGLHPTDVRALIHLLDAARVGTRATPGWLGEQLRLNSAGTTALVDRLEKLALVRRCRDTADRRRVLLEVEEKATELGWTFFGPVIGEVVAAAEGFEAGELETVCRFLAAVLESTGRAHSA, from the coding sequence ATGGACGATCAGAGCCCGGCGATGCGGTTGGTGCACCTGCTGCGCGCGGTCACCGTTGAGTTCGACCTGCTCGGTGCTGAGTTCGCTGTGCGCAACGGCCTGCATCCCACCGATGTACGCGCGCTGATCCATCTGCTGGACGCGGCACGGGTCGGCACCCGCGCCACGCCCGGGTGGCTCGGCGAGCAACTACGCCTGAACTCCGCCGGAACCACAGCCCTCGTGGACCGACTGGAGAAGCTCGCACTGGTACGGCGTTGCAGGGACACGGCCGACCGGCGGCGCGTGCTCCTGGAGGTGGAGGAGAAGGCCACGGAACTCGGGTGGACGTTCTTCGGGCCGGTGATCGGCGAGGTGGTGGCAGCCGCGGAAGGGTTCGAAGCGGGCGAGTTGGAGACAGTGTGTCGCTTTCTGGCCGCAGTCCTGGAGTCCACCGGGCGGGCGCATTCAGCCTGA